The following proteins are co-located in the Streptomyces bottropensis ATCC 25435 genome:
- a CDS encoding RelA/SpoT family protein, producing MADEAQHLTAAKPESASGPAAKPAQDTTKPANPATAQSAQSPVEHAQSAPADKAADSSRPKPDPADSPAPAPAPRPAATGQPARSGSSNRVRARLARLGVQRSNPYNPVLEPLLRIVRGNDPKIETATLRQIEKAYQVAERWHRGQKRKSGDPYITHPLAVTTILAELGMDPATLMAGLLHDTVEDTEYGLDQLRRDFGDSVGLLVDGVTKLDKVKFGEAAQAETVRKMVVAMAKDPRVLVIKLADRLHNMRTMRYLKREKQEKKARETLEIYAPLAHRLGMNTIKWELEDLAFAILYPKMYDEIVRLVAERAPKRDEYLAIVTDEVQQDLRAARIKATVTGRPKHYYSVYQKMIVRGRDFAEIYDLVGIRVLVDTVRDCYAALGTVHARWNPVPGRFKDYIAMPKFNMYQSLHTTVIGPNGKPVELQIRTFDMHRRAEYGIAAHWKYKQEAVAGASKVRSDQPRTTGKDDHLNDMAWLRQLLDWQKETEDPGEFLESLRFDLSRNEVFVFTPKGDVIALPAGATPVDFSYAVHTEVGHRTIGARVNGRLVPLESTLDNGDLVEVFTSKAAGAGPSRDWLNFVKSPRARNKIRGWFSKERRDEAIEQGKDAIVRAMRKQNLPIQRILTGDSLVTLAHEMRYPDISALYAAIGEGHVSAQSVVQKLVQALGGEEAATEEIDESVPPTHGRSRKRRGSNDPGVVVKGVDDVWVKLARCCTPVPGDPIIGFVTRGSGVSVHRNDCVNIESLSREPERILEVEWAPTQSSVFLVAIQVEALDRSRLLSDVTRVLSDQHVNILSAAVQTSRDRVATSRFTFEMGDPKHLGHVLKAVRGVEGVYDVYRVTSARRP from the coding sequence TTGGCAGACGAGGCCCAGCACCTGACCGCCGCCAAGCCCGAGTCCGCCTCGGGCCCCGCGGCCAAGCCCGCGCAGGACACGACCAAGCCCGCGAACCCCGCGACGGCACAGTCCGCGCAGAGCCCGGTCGAGCACGCCCAGTCCGCGCCCGCCGACAAGGCCGCCGACTCCTCGCGCCCCAAGCCGGACCCGGCCGACAGCCCCGCCCCGGCCCCCGCACCCCGCCCCGCGGCCACGGGCCAGCCCGCGCGCTCCGGCTCCTCCAACCGCGTGCGCGCCCGCCTCGCCCGCCTCGGCGTGCAGCGCTCCAACCCCTACAACCCGGTCCTGGAGCCGCTGCTGCGGATCGTGCGCGGCAACGACCCGAAGATCGAGACGGCGACGCTGCGCCAGATCGAGAAGGCCTACCAGGTCGCCGAGCGCTGGCACCGCGGCCAGAAGCGCAAGAGCGGCGACCCGTACATCACGCACCCCCTCGCGGTGACCACGATCCTCGCCGAGCTGGGTATGGATCCGGCCACCCTGATGGCCGGTCTGCTGCACGACACGGTCGAGGACACCGAGTACGGCCTCGACCAGCTCCGCCGCGACTTCGGCGACTCCGTCGGCCTCCTCGTCGACGGCGTCACCAAGCTGGACAAGGTCAAGTTCGGCGAGGCCGCACAGGCCGAGACCGTGCGCAAGATGGTCGTGGCCATGGCCAAGGACCCACGCGTCCTGGTCATCAAGCTCGCCGACCGCCTGCACAACATGCGCACCATGCGCTACCTCAAGCGCGAGAAGCAGGAGAAGAAGGCGCGCGAGACGCTGGAGATCTACGCGCCCCTCGCCCACCGCCTGGGCATGAACACCATCAAGTGGGAGCTGGAGGACCTCGCCTTCGCGATCCTCTACCCCAAGATGTACGACGAGATCGTCCGCCTGGTGGCCGAGCGGGCACCGAAGCGCGACGAGTACCTGGCCATAGTGACCGACGAGGTCCAGCAGGACCTTCGGGCCGCCCGCATCAAGGCGACCGTCACCGGCCGCCCCAAGCACTACTACAGCGTCTACCAGAAGATGATCGTCCGCGGTCGCGACTTCGCGGAGATCTACGACCTGGTCGGCATCCGCGTCCTGGTGGACACGGTCCGCGACTGCTATGCGGCCCTGGGCACCGTCCACGCCCGCTGGAACCCGGTTCCGGGGCGGTTCAAGGACTACATCGCGATGCCCAAGTTCAACATGTACCAGTCGCTGCACACGACGGTCATCGGACCCAACGGCAAGCCCGTCGAACTCCAGATCCGGACGTTCGACATGCACCGCCGCGCCGAGTACGGCATCGCCGCGCACTGGAAGTACAAGCAGGAGGCGGTCGCCGGCGCCTCCAAGGTGCGGTCGGACCAGCCGAGGACCACCGGCAAGGACGACCACCTCAACGACATGGCGTGGCTGCGCCAGCTCCTCGACTGGCAGAAGGAGACCGAGGACCCCGGCGAGTTCCTGGAGTCCCTGCGCTTCGACCTGTCCCGCAACGAGGTCTTCGTCTTCACGCCCAAGGGCGACGTGATAGCGCTGCCGGCCGGCGCGACACCGGTGGACTTCTCGTACGCGGTGCACACCGAGGTGGGCCATCGCACCATAGGGGCCCGCGTCAACGGACGTCTCGTCCCGCTGGAATCGACCCTGGACAACGGCGACCTCGTGGAGGTCTTCACGTCCAAGGCGGCCGGAGCCGGACCGTCCCGGGACTGGCTGAACTTCGTCAAGTCCCCGAGGGCCCGCAACAAGATCCGCGGCTGGTTCTCCAAGGAGCGGCGCGACGAGGCGATCGAGCAGGGCAAGGACGCCATCGTCCGCGCCATGCGCAAGCAGAACCTGCCGATCCAGCGCATCCTCACCGGCGACTCGCTCGTCACCCTCGCCCATGAGATGCGCTACCCGGACATCTCCGCCCTCTACGCGGCCATCGGCGAGGGCCATGTCTCCGCGCAGAGCGTCGTGCAGAAGCTCGTCCAGGCGCTCGGCGGCGAGGAGGCGGCCACCGAGGAGATCGACGAGTCCGTACCGCCCACCCACGGCCGCAGCCGCAAGCGCCGCGGCAGCAACGACCCCGGTGTCGTGGTCAAGGGCGTCGACGACGTCTGGGTCAAGCTCGCCCGCTGTTGCACCCCCGTCCCCGGCGACCCCATCATCGGCTTCGTCACCCGCGGCAGCGGCGTATCGGTCCACCGCAACGACTGCGTCAACATCGAGTCGCTCTCACGTGAGCCCGAGCGGATCCTCGAGGTCGAGTGGGCGCCCACCCAGTCCTCGGTCTTCCTCGTGGCCATACAGGTCGAGGCCCTGGACCGCAGCAGGCTGCTGTCGGACGTCACCCGCGTCCTGTCCGACCAGCACGTCAACATCCTCTCCGCCGCCGTCCAGACCTCCCGCGACCGCGTCGCCACCTCCCGCTTCACCTTCGAGATGGGCGACCCGAAGCACCTGGGCCACGTCCTGAAGGCCGTACGCGGTGTCGAGGGCGTCTACGACGTGTACCGGGTGACCTCGGCGCGCAGGCCGTAG
- a CDS encoding DUF349 domain-containing protein: MSSDPWGRVDETGTVYVRTTDGEQVVGSWQAGSPEEALAYFERKYEGLVVEIGLLEKRVKTTDLSAKDAQVAIDHIREQVDAHHAVGDLDALKVRLDKLVETVDARREERKQQRAKQSDEARHAKEALVTEAEELAQSDQWRSAGERLRALVDTWKGLPRLDRKSDDELWHRFSHARSAFSKRRKAHFAQLDAQREDARKVKEKLVAEAEGLSGSTDWGPTAARYRELMADWKAAGRAQREHEDDLWNRFRGAQDVFFAARSSVFAERDAEQSENLKLKEELAGEAEKILPVTDLKSARAAFRSLNERWEAIGHVPRDARPKVEARMHAVERAIQEAEEAEWRRTNPEARARAAGLTGQLQAAVDKLGSQIEAARAQGNNAKADKLQRELDGRQALLDQALKGLQEFGG, translated from the coding sequence GTGAGCAGCGACCCGTGGGGCCGCGTCGACGAGACGGGGACCGTGTACGTGCGTACGACCGACGGCGAGCAGGTCGTCGGTTCCTGGCAGGCCGGCTCCCCTGAGGAAGCGCTGGCCTACTTCGAGCGCAAGTACGAGGGCTTGGTCGTCGAAATCGGCCTCCTCGAGAAGCGGGTGAAGACCACCGACCTGTCCGCCAAGGACGCTCAGGTCGCGATCGACCACATTCGCGAGCAGGTGGACGCGCATCACGCGGTCGGTGACCTGGACGCCCTGAAGGTCCGGCTGGACAAGCTCGTCGAGACGGTCGACGCGCGCCGCGAGGAGCGCAAGCAGCAGCGGGCCAAGCAGTCCGACGAGGCCCGGCACGCCAAGGAGGCCCTGGTCACCGAGGCGGAGGAGCTGGCCCAGTCCGACCAGTGGCGGTCCGCCGGTGAGCGGCTGCGGGCGCTGGTGGACACCTGGAAGGGTCTGCCCCGGCTGGACCGCAAGTCCGACGACGAGCTCTGGCACCGCTTCTCGCACGCCCGCTCGGCGTTCTCCAAGCGTCGCAAGGCCCACTTCGCGCAGCTCGACGCGCAGCGCGAGGACGCCCGCAAGGTCAAGGAGAAGCTGGTCGCGGAGGCCGAGGGTCTGTCCGGCTCGACCGACTGGGGCCCCACGGCCGCGCGCTACCGCGAGCTGATGGCCGACTGGAAGGCCGCCGGCCGCGCCCAGCGCGAGCACGAGGACGACCTGTGGAACCGCTTCCGCGGTGCCCAGGACGTCTTCTTCGCCGCCCGCAGTTCCGTGTTCGCCGAGCGTGACGCGGAGCAGTCGGAGAACCTCAAGCTCAAGGAGGAGCTGGCCGGGGAGGCGGAGAAGATCCTGCCGGTGACGGACCTGAAGTCGGCGCGTGCCGCCTTCCGCTCGCTCAACGAGCGCTGGGAGGCCATCGGCCACGTCCCGCGCGACGCCCGCCCGAAGGTGGAGGCCCGGATGCACGCCGTCGAGCGTGCCATCCAGGAGGCCGAGGAAGCGGAGTGGCGCCGGACCAACCCGGAGGCCCGCGCCCGTGCCGCCGGTCTCACGGGCCAGCTCCAGGCCGCCGTCGACAAGCTGGGCAGCCAGATCGAGGCCGCCCGCGCCCAGGGCAACAACGCCAAGGCCGACAAGCTCCAGCGAGAGCTCGACGGCCGTCAGGCCCTGCTGGACCAGGCTCTGAAGGGTCTGCAGGAGTTCGGCGGCTGA
- a CDS encoding peptidylprolyl isomerase has protein sequence MVSQDQRRRQLAREKFLRQQQRRTSARRKAHVRNAVIASVLGVILVGSVALYTTDVLKGDDKKDNAGAEVSPSPSPSASKAPDPCEKPAAGKVEKLTFKKEPALTIDKSAKYTMDLRTTCGSIPITMDAAKAPHTVNSFDFLVNKGYLDHTKCHRLTTQGIYVLQCGDPQGTGMGGPGYTIPDENLKDPRLKGDTYPAGTVAMANQFNGQTGEGKNSGGSQFFLVFQDSPLPANYTPFGTITKAGMKVLTKIAKAGESTGMGDGAPNATVVINKATVKKS, from the coding sequence GTGGTCAGCCAGGATCAGCGGCGGCGTCAGCTCGCCCGGGAGAAGTTCTTGCGGCAGCAGCAGCGGCGTACGTCCGCGCGGCGCAAGGCCCATGTCCGCAACGCCGTGATCGCCTCGGTGCTCGGTGTGATCCTGGTGGGCAGCGTGGCGCTGTACACGACCGACGTGCTCAAGGGTGACGACAAGAAGGACAACGCGGGCGCGGAGGTGTCGCCGAGCCCGTCGCCCAGTGCCAGCAAGGCGCCGGATCCGTGCGAGAAGCCGGCCGCGGGCAAGGTGGAGAAGCTCACCTTCAAGAAGGAACCCGCGCTCACCATCGACAAGAGCGCGAAGTACACGATGGATCTGCGGACCACCTGCGGTTCCATCCCCATAACGATGGACGCGGCGAAGGCCCCGCACACGGTCAACTCGTTCGACTTCCTGGTGAACAAGGGCTACTTGGACCACACCAAGTGCCACCGTCTCACCACGCAGGGTATCTACGTGCTGCAGTGCGGCGACCCGCAGGGCACCGGCATGGGTGGTCCCGGCTACACGATCCCCGACGAGAACCTGAAGGACCCGCGCCTGAAGGGCGATACGTACCCGGCGGGCACGGTCGCGATGGCGAACCAGTTCAACGGGCAGACGGGCGAGGGCAAGAACAGCGGCGGCAGCCAGTTCTTCCTCGTCTTCCAGGACAGTCCGCTGCCGGCCAACTACACACCGTTCGGCACGATCACCAAGGCGGGGATGAAGGTCCTGACGAAGATCGCCAAGGCCGGCGAGAGCACCGGCATGGGTGACGGAGCACCCAACGCGACCGTCGTGATCAACAAGGCGACTGTCAAGAAGTCCTGA
- a CDS encoding MBL fold metallo-hydrolase gives MLIAGFPAGAWGTNCYLVAPAAGEECVIIDPGHQAAEGVEETLKKHRLKPVAVVLTHGHIDHVASVVPVCGAHDVPAWIHPEDRYMMSDPEKALGRSIGMPLMGELTVGEPGDVKELTDGAKLELAGLELAVSHAPGHTKGSVTFRMPENAEIPSVFFSGDLLFAGSIGRTDLPGGDMAEMLDSLARVCLPLDDSTVVLSGHGPQTTIGQERATNPYLRQVAAGGQGAPSAPRRGM, from the coding sequence GTGCTCATTGCCGGGTTCCCCGCCGGGGCCTGGGGGACCAACTGTTATCTGGTCGCCCCCGCCGCCGGTGAGGAGTGCGTGATCATCGACCCGGGCCACCAGGCCGCCGAGGGAGTCGAGGAGACGCTGAAGAAGCATCGGCTCAAGCCCGTCGCCGTCGTCCTCACCCACGGCCACATCGACCATGTGGCCTCGGTCGTCCCGGTGTGCGGCGCGCACGACGTACCCGCCTGGATCCACCCCGAGGACCGGTACATGATGAGCGACCCCGAGAAGGCGCTCGGCCGTTCCATCGGCATGCCGCTGATGGGCGAGCTGACCGTGGGGGAGCCGGGTGACGTCAAGGAGCTGACCGACGGCGCGAAGCTGGAGCTGGCCGGTCTGGAGCTGGCCGTCTCGCACGCGCCCGGCCATACCAAGGGGTCGGTGACCTTCCGGATGCCCGAGAACGCGGAGATCCCTTCCGTGTTCTTCTCCGGGGATCTGCTGTTCGCCGGCTCCATCGGACGCACCGACCTGCCCGGCGGCGACATGGCCGAGATGCTCGACTCGCTGGCCCGCGTGTGCCTGCCGCTCGACGACTCGACCGTGGTGCTGTCCGGCCACGGCCCCCAGACGACCATCGGCCAGGAGCGCGCCACCAACCCGTATCTGCGGCAGGTGGCCGCCGGCGGCCAGGGAGCCCCTTCGGCTCCCCGACGAGGAATGTGA
- the hisS gene encoding histidine--tRNA ligase yields MSTFQAPKGTYDLLPPDSAKYLAVREAIAAPLRDSGYGYIETPGFENAELFARGVGESTDIVTKEMYAFETKGGDQLALRPEGTASVLRAALEANLHKVGNLPVKLWYSGSYYRYERPQKGRYRHFSQVGAEAIGAEDPALDAELIILADQAYRSLGLRNFRVLLNSLGDKECRPVYRAALQEFLRGLDLDEETLRRAEINPLRVLDDKRGDVQKQLTDAPLLRDYLCDACKAYHEEVRELITAAGVAFEDDLKLVRGLDYYTRTTFEFVHDGLGSQSAVGGGGRYDGLSEMIGGPALPSVGWALGVDRTVLALEAEGVELELPATTSVFAVPLGEEARRLLFAKVTELRKVGIAADFAYGGKGLKGAMKNANRSGARYTVVAGERDLAEGVVQLKDMESGEQVAVGVNEIVAELEARLG; encoded by the coding sequence GTGAGCACCTTTCAAGCCCCCAAGGGCACGTACGACCTGCTGCCCCCGGACAGCGCCAAGTACCTGGCCGTCCGCGAGGCCATCGCCGCGCCGCTGCGCGACTCCGGCTACGGCTACATCGAGACGCCCGGCTTCGAGAACGCCGAGCTGTTCGCACGCGGTGTGGGTGAGTCCACCGACATCGTGACCAAGGAGATGTACGCCTTCGAGACCAAGGGCGGCGACCAGCTGGCCCTGCGTCCCGAAGGCACCGCCTCCGTCCTGCGCGCCGCCCTGGAGGCCAACCTCCACAAGGTGGGCAACCTCCCGGTCAAGCTCTGGTACTCCGGCTCCTACTACCGCTACGAGCGCCCCCAGAAGGGCCGGTACCGCCACTTCTCCCAGGTCGGCGCCGAGGCGATCGGGGCCGAGGACCCGGCCCTGGACGCCGAGTTGATCATTCTGGCGGACCAGGCGTACCGCTCGCTGGGCCTCAGGAACTTCCGCGTCCTCCTCAACAGCCTGGGCGACAAGGAGTGCCGTCCCGTCTACCGGGCCGCCCTGCAGGAGTTCCTGCGCGGCCTGGACCTCGACGAGGAGACCCTCCGTCGCGCGGAGATCAACCCGCTGCGCGTCCTCGACGACAAGCGCGGCGACGTCCAGAAGCAGCTCACCGACGCCCCGCTGCTGCGCGACTACCTCTGCGACGCCTGCAAGGCGTACCACGAGGAGGTGCGCGAGCTGATCACGGCGGCCGGCGTCGCCTTCGAGGACGACCTCAAGCTGGTCCGCGGGCTGGACTACTACACGCGTACGACCTTCGAGTTCGTCCACGACGGCCTCGGTTCCCAGTCCGCGGTGGGCGGCGGCGGTCGCTACGACGGCCTCTCCGAGATGATCGGCGGCCCCGCCCTGCCGTCGGTCGGCTGGGCCCTCGGCGTCGACCGCACCGTCCTCGCCCTGGAGGCGGAGGGCGTCGAACTCGAACTCCCCGCCACCACCAGCGTGTTCGCCGTACCGCTCGGCGAGGAGGCCCGCCGCCTGCTGTTCGCCAAGGTCACCGAACTGCGCAAGGTGGGCATCGCGGCCGACTTCGCCTACGGCGGCAAGGGCCTCAAGGGCGCGATGAAGAACGCCAACCGCAGCGGCGCGCGCTACACGGTCGTCGCCGGGGAGCGCGACCTCGCCGAGGGCGTGGTCCAGCTCAAGGACATGGAGTCCGGTGAGCAGGTCGCCGTCGGCGTGAACGAGATCGTGGCCGAGCTGGAGGCCCGGCTCGGCTGA